One stretch of Paenibacillus sp. AN1007 DNA includes these proteins:
- a CDS encoding type III polyketide synthase, with the protein MNSNNLSSDIAILGMGTALPAHAVNQPDIAELIAASLQDRPDLARFAKRIFRSCGVETRYTVEPSYLGTLEECRYLPSAEHTNIPTTRERMDTYQREAFPLAVKAAEQAIQDAGISPEGITHMITVSCTGQYLPGLDVQLIRHLGLPARVNRLPLIFQGCAAGLKAIHMARDVVQGAPGSQVLIVCVELCTLHFQPVQDREALFAASFFGDAASASIVGTPEAKHRDYLSLGTGYSVLLPDSTEDMTWEVADYGYDLYLSPRIPKLLGVHLEEELRLLLQGDPFPELWAIHPGGRGIVDSVQEVMNLKQEQTKYSRDILRDYGNLSSNTILFVLQAIRQDMKKREESSASGVAMAFGPGLTAELMKFTYVPALTPVTEDQDHVLL; encoded by the coding sequence ATGAATTCAAACAACCTTTCGAGTGATATCGCCATTCTTGGCATGGGAACAGCGCTGCCTGCACATGCAGTCAATCAGCCTGATATCGCAGAGCTTATAGCTGCTTCACTGCAGGACCGCCCGGACTTGGCCCGCTTTGCCAAGCGTATTTTCAGATCCTGCGGCGTAGAGACACGTTACACGGTAGAGCCGAGTTACCTTGGTACACTGGAGGAATGCCGTTATCTGCCCTCCGCTGAACATACGAATATTCCGACAACCCGTGAACGGATGGATACATATCAGCGGGAAGCATTTCCGCTGGCGGTCAAGGCTGCGGAGCAGGCGATACAGGATGCGGGAATATCGCCGGAAGGGATCACACATATGATTACCGTCAGCTGTACCGGACAATACTTGCCGGGACTGGATGTGCAGCTGATTCGTCATTTAGGATTACCTGCACGAGTGAACCGACTGCCGCTGATTTTTCAAGGCTGTGCAGCAGGACTGAAAGCAATCCATATGGCGCGGGATGTCGTTCAGGGTGCTCCGGGATCTCAGGTCTTAATCGTCTGCGTTGAATTATGTACACTCCATTTCCAGCCGGTTCAGGATCGGGAGGCGTTGTTTGCCGCATCTTTCTTTGGGGATGCGGCATCCGCATCCATAGTAGGTACCCCTGAAGCGAAGCATAGAGACTACTTGAGTCTGGGAACCGGATATTCCGTGCTCCTGCCGGATTCGACGGAGGATATGACTTGGGAAGTAGCCGATTACGGTTATGATCTGTATCTGTCTCCCCGAATTCCGAAGCTGCTTGGTGTACATTTGGAGGAAGAATTACGACTTCTGCTGCAGGGTGATCCGTTCCCCGAACTGTGGGCGATACACCCGGGCGGCAGAGGAATTGTAGACTCTGTTCAGGAAGTGATGAATCTGAAACAGGAACAGACCAAGTACAGCCGGGATATTTTGAGAGATTACGGTAATTTGTCTTCCAATACCATTCTGTTCGTGCTTCAGGCGATACGGCAGGATATGAAAAAACGTGAAGAATCATCCGCATCAGGTGTAGCGATGGCCTTTGGTCCCGGACTTACTGCCGAACTTATGAAATTCACGTATGTTCCGGCTTTAACACCAGTAACGGAGGATCAGGATCATGTCCTTCTTTAG
- a CDS encoding NAD(P)/FAD-dependent oxidoreductase — protein sequence MTISMDVIIIGAGIAGSACAIELARQGYRTLLLDRQQFPRHKTCGEFMSPETREMLEHLGIHLLDHEVEPSTMDHARITMSDGGEIEAPLPGSAYGISRYELDQLLHRQAQTAGAEIMTKVNITNIQQLDNHRYDVEIKRENEEMRYQAKVLIAAHGTKKLRGTSSAEGLRDETIYVGVKSHYKGISVPARVELYFCHGGYVGISPIEKDTVNVAALLTLDSVQGSGKSVPEILKAAAATNTGLAAILASGEPVEGTQVSAAPLQLSNIPEPWSDYPHIGDAMMMIPPLCGDGMSIALRSSILCARWSGAYLKDEIDYAAWQSEYTLEANREFAQLLRRARTIQNLAFAKTNRFYPALVRMFPGLAAYVVKATRLSEMK from the coding sequence GTGACAATATCAATGGATGTCATCATCATTGGAGCAGGAATTGCAGGAAGCGCCTGTGCAATTGAGCTGGCTCGGCAGGGCTATCGAACGCTGCTGCTGGATCGTCAGCAGTTTCCGCGGCACAAAACATGCGGGGAGTTCATGTCACCCGAAACAAGGGAGATGCTGGAGCATCTGGGTATTCATCTGCTTGATCATGAGGTGGAACCAAGCACCATGGATCATGCCAGAATTACGATGTCGGACGGGGGGGAGATTGAAGCACCTCTACCTGGATCGGCGTACGGTATAAGTCGATACGAACTGGATCAACTGCTCCATCGGCAGGCGCAGACTGCCGGTGCCGAAATCATGACCAAGGTGAATATAACGAACATCCAGCAGCTTGATAACCATCGTTATGATGTCGAGATTAAGCGGGAAAATGAGGAGATGCGTTATCAGGCCAAGGTGCTCATTGCGGCCCACGGCACCAAAAAACTGCGAGGAACCAGCAGTGCAGAAGGGCTTCGAGATGAGACGATCTATGTCGGTGTCAAATCTCATTACAAGGGGATCAGCGTACCAGCGAGAGTAGAATTGTACTTTTGTCATGGCGGCTACGTCGGAATCTCTCCGATTGAAAAGGATACGGTTAACGTGGCGGCATTGTTGACACTGGATTCGGTACAGGGAAGCGGGAAATCCGTACCGGAGATTTTGAAGGCGGCAGCTGCGACAAATACGGGTCTTGCAGCCATTCTGGCATCAGGTGAGCCTGTTGAGGGAACTCAGGTATCTGCTGCTCCGCTGCAGCTGTCCAATATCCCCGAACCCTGGTCGGACTATCCGCATATTGGCGATGCGATGATGATGATCCCGCCTCTGTGCGGAGACGGAATGTCTATTGCCCTTCGATCTTCAATCCTGTGCGCCCGGTGGAGCGGTGCTTACTTGAAAGACGAGATTGACTATGCCGCGTGGCAGAGCGAGTATACGCTGGAAGCCAATCGCGAGTTCGCGCAGCTGCTTCGAAGAGCCAGAACGATTCAGAATCTCGCTTTTGCCAAAACAAATCGCTTTTATCCGGCTCTGGTTCGAATGTTTCCCGGGTTGGCGGCATATGTGGTGAAAGCTACGAGACTGTCGGAGATGAAATAA
- a CDS encoding beta-eliminating lyase-related protein has product MIRFECDYNEGAHERILQRLMETNLEQTSGYGTDAHCERARMLIRQACDHEEADVHFLVGGTQTNTTVIASILRPHQGVIAAVSGHIAVHETGAIEAAGHKVLTVPSLDGKITATQVRAVYDAHAQESSPEHSVQPGMVYISQPTENGTMYSKAELEALYAVSQACDLPFFIDGARLGYALASRDCDMTMADLARLCDVFYIGGTKIGALMGEAVVILKDALKRDFRYIIKQKGGLLAKGRLLGIQFETLFEDGLYLDISRHAVDMALRIHDTLEQQGVEFLYASPTNQQFPVLPNGLLEQLREHYTFTFWEKVDDSRSAVRFCTSWATRQENVDALTHDIVKLLQKNDNQVQIAEAAEPFAELQTAAMV; this is encoded by the coding sequence ATGATACGATTTGAATGTGATTATAATGAAGGTGCACACGAACGAATTTTGCAGCGTTTGATGGAGACAAATCTGGAGCAGACCAGCGGTTATGGCACGGATGCTCATTGCGAGCGTGCACGAATGCTGATTCGACAGGCTTGTGATCATGAAGAGGCGGATGTACATTTTCTCGTTGGAGGTACGCAGACCAATACAACGGTTATTGCATCCATTCTCCGGCCTCATCAAGGGGTCATTGCAGCGGTATCCGGTCACATTGCTGTTCATGAGACAGGCGCGATTGAAGCAGCGGGGCATAAAGTGCTTACGGTTCCAAGCCTGGACGGCAAAATCACCGCAACACAGGTTAGAGCGGTCTATGATGCACATGCGCAGGAATCATCACCAGAGCACAGTGTTCAACCCGGCATGGTTTACATATCTCAACCCACCGAAAATGGTACGATGTACAGCAAAGCTGAACTTGAAGCGCTGTATGCGGTGAGTCAAGCATGTGATTTGCCATTTTTTATCGATGGAGCACGCCTGGGTTATGCCCTTGCATCTAGAGATTGTGATATGACGATGGCTGATCTCGCACGCCTGTGCGATGTGTTCTACATTGGCGGGACCAAGATTGGTGCGTTAATGGGCGAGGCGGTTGTCATTTTGAAAGATGCGCTGAAGCGTGATTTCCGTTATATTATCAAGCAAAAGGGCGGTCTGCTGGCTAAAGGCAGATTGCTTGGTATTCAGTTTGAGACGTTATTTGAAGATGGTCTGTATCTGGATATTTCGCGTCATGCAGTGGATATGGCTTTAAGAATTCACGATACCCTTGAGCAGCAAGGGGTGGAATTCCTGTACGCTTCTCCAACGAATCAGCAGTTCCCTGTCCTGCCTAACGGCTTGCTGGAACAGCTTCGCGAGCACTATACGTTTACATTCTGGGAAAAGGTGGATGACTCCCGCAGTGCAGTTCGTTTTTGCACCAGTTGGGCGACCCGTCAAGAAAATGTGGATGCCCTGACTCATGATATCGTGAAGCTGCTGCAAAAAAATGATAATCAGGTTCAAATCGCTGAAGCTGCTGAACCGTTTGCGGAGTTACAGACAGCGGCGATGGTTTAA
- a CDS encoding MarR family winged helix-turn-helix transcriptional regulator has translation MNSQHIQPEVLADMRRFNRFYTNILGVLDKHILGTGYSFAEARVIIEIGMRGESIANNLVDTLTIDRSYMSRIVNKLTKEGLLIKSDSAEDSRASLIRLTDKGQVLFAELNDRSDQQILKLMQNLSEEEIHEVYTSMMNIQEKLNKKAGETTR, from the coding sequence ATGAACTCTCAGCATATTCAACCGGAAGTATTGGCTGACATGCGGCGGTTTAACCGTTTTTATACGAATATTCTTGGTGTGCTTGATAAGCATATTCTCGGGACAGGGTATTCTTTTGCCGAAGCACGGGTCATTATCGAGATTGGCATGCGCGGAGAGAGTATCGCGAACAATCTGGTTGATACACTCACGATTGACCGCAGCTATATGAGCCGAATTGTAAACAAATTGACCAAAGAAGGGCTGCTGATCAAATCTGATTCTGCTGAGGACAGCCGGGCTAGTCTGATTCGTCTGACGGACAAAGGACAGGTGCTGTTTGCCGAACTGAATGATCGATCCGATCAGCAGATATTGAAATTAATGCAGAACCTGAGTGAAGAAGAGATTCATGAGGTCTATACCTCCATGATGAACATCCAAGAGAAGCTGAACAAGAAGGCAGGAGAGACAACACGATGA
- a CDS encoding ABC transporter ATP-binding protein, with translation MLRRFFSYYRPYKKLFLIDFGCAVFAGLLELAFPLAVSKFINELLPGQDWPLILLACIVLLSIYALNTVLNYVVTYWGHMLGINIETNMREKMFAHLQKLSFRFFDNRKTGHLIGHLTNDLNDIGEVAHHGPEDVFIAVMTLIGSFWLMANINLELALLTFIIIPIMAWVIIVFGGRMTKTYRRLFGDVGNFNARIEDNVGGMRVVQSFANEEHEKKLFAVDNANFRLTKLLAYKTMAKSISVSYMMMRLVTVFVMISGAWFYIDGRINMGDFMAFLLLSNIFFRPIEKINAVIESYPKGIAGFKRYLEIIDTEPEIADRKDAVELHEVKGDIRFENVSFGYESSRRILNQISLSVRPGETVAFVGPSGAGKTTICSLLPRFYEVQEGRITVDGVDIRDIKLHSLRKQIGIVQQDVFLFSGTIKENIAYGDLTATKDQIWEAARRASLEELILSLPDGMDTIIGERGVKLSGGQKQRLSIARMFLKNPPILILDEATSALDTETEALIQQSLAELSVGRTTLVIAHRLTTIKNADRIIVVNADGIAEQGNHEELVAAGGIYSRLHQVQYNHS, from the coding sequence ATGCTTCGTCGTTTTTTTTCGTATTATCGACCTTACAAAAAATTGTTTCTGATCGACTTTGGCTGCGCTGTATTCGCAGGTCTGCTGGAGCTCGCATTCCCGCTCGCCGTAAGTAAATTTATTAATGAACTGCTGCCAGGACAAGATTGGCCGCTGATTCTGCTCGCATGTATCGTGCTGCTGTCCATCTATGCGCTGAATACGGTATTAAACTATGTCGTTACCTACTGGGGACATATGCTGGGAATCAACATCGAAACGAATATGCGGGAGAAAATGTTCGCCCACCTGCAGAAACTTTCCTTCCGGTTCTTTGATAACCGCAAAACAGGGCATCTGATCGGTCATCTCACGAATGACCTTAACGATATTGGCGAGGTGGCTCACCATGGACCCGAGGATGTGTTCATTGCCGTAATGACACTGATCGGATCGTTCTGGCTGATGGCCAATATTAATCTGGAGCTGGCTTTACTGACCTTTATCATCATTCCGATTATGGCCTGGGTTATTATTGTGTTCGGGGGCCGGATGACCAAGACGTACCGGAGGCTTTTCGGCGACGTGGGTAACTTCAATGCTCGTATTGAAGACAACGTAGGCGGCATGCGTGTCGTGCAGTCTTTTGCCAACGAAGAACATGAGAAAAAGCTGTTTGCTGTAGATAACGCCAATTTCCGTCTTACCAAGCTGCTCGCTTACAAAACGATGGCGAAAAGCATCTCGGTCAGTTATATGATGATGCGCCTGGTAACCGTATTTGTGATGATCAGCGGGGCATGGTTCTACATTGACGGCAGAATCAACATGGGCGATTTCATGGCGTTCCTGCTCCTGTCAAATATCTTCTTCCGTCCCATCGAGAAAATTAACGCCGTGATTGAGAGCTACCCGAAGGGCATCGCCGGCTTCAAACGTTATCTGGAGATTATTGACACAGAACCTGAGATTGCGGACCGCAAAGATGCGGTTGAACTGCATGAGGTGAAGGGAGATATCCGCTTCGAAAATGTTTCGTTTGGTTACGAATCAAGTCGGCGCATCCTGAATCAGATCAGTTTGTCGGTTCGTCCGGGGGAAACGGTAGCTTTTGTGGGGCCTTCCGGTGCAGGGAAAACAACCATTTGCAGCCTGCTGCCGCGCTTTTATGAGGTGCAGGAAGGAAGAATCACGGTAGATGGTGTGGACATCCGCGACATTAAGCTGCATTCGCTGCGTAAGCAGATCGGAATCGTACAGCAGGATGTGTTCCTGTTCTCGGGGACGATTAAAGAAAATATCGCATATGGTGACCTGACCGCAACCAAGGACCAGATCTGGGAAGCGGCCCGCCGCGCTTCGTTGGAAGAGCTGATTCTGAGCCTGCCGGACGGCATGGATACGATCATTGGGGAACGAGGAGTGAAGCTGTCTGGTGGGCAAAAGCAGCGGCTGTCCATCGCCCGTATGTTCCTCAAAAACCCACCAATTCTGATTCTGGATGAAGCGACTTCTGCGCTGGATACCGAGACCGAAGCGCTGATTCAACAATCTCTCGCTGAATTGTCTGTTGGCAGAACAACTTTGGTGATTGCTCACCGGCTGACCACAATTAAAAATGCGGATCGCATTATTGTGGTGAACGCCGATGGAATCGCGGAACAAGGTAACCACGAGGAACTGGTTGCTGCCGGAGGTATCTACAGCCGCCTGCATCAAGTGCAGTATAATCACTCGTAG
- a CDS encoding SAM-dependent methyltransferase, with the protein MSFFRTLGSRAKEDELMDDFSMGGEELREALRHLRRLNKIFAAPGPTVSGVAKLWHSIGRPSVLSLLDVGAGSGDVNQKLLQWAAKQGIEMQITLVDLTEEACEEARQLFRNEPRVQVVRADLTALPDASADIVTGSQFIHHFEGEQLVDMVTHMLRVSRYGVVINDIHRHTVSYKAVWITTRLISRNRYIRHDGPLSVAKGFTDQDWQELKRQLNHDTMTYEWKPLFRYSVVIPQMGGAVR; encoded by the coding sequence ATGTCCTTCTTTAGAACGCTGGGCAGCCGAGCGAAGGAAGATGAGCTGATGGATGACTTCTCGATGGGCGGGGAGGAATTGCGTGAAGCGCTGCGGCATCTGCGGCGGCTGAACAAAATATTTGCTGCGCCGGGTCCTACCGTATCAGGTGTAGCGAAATTATGGCATTCCATCGGCAGACCGTCTGTGCTTTCACTTTTGGATGTCGGCGCCGGATCTGGAGATGTAAATCAGAAACTGCTGCAGTGGGCGGCGAAGCAGGGGATTGAGATGCAGATTACACTGGTAGATCTGACCGAAGAAGCTTGCGAAGAGGCCAGACAGCTGTTTCGGAACGAGCCGCGTGTACAGGTGGTGCGAGCGGATCTCACTGCACTGCCCGATGCGTCTGCGGATATTGTGACGGGCTCACAGTTCATTCACCATTTTGAAGGCGAGCAGCTTGTGGATATGGTTACTCATATGCTTCGAGTTTCCCGATACGGCGTCGTAATTAATGATATTCATCGTCATACGGTGTCTTATAAGGCAGTGTGGATTACAACAAGATTAATTTCACGCAACCGCTATATTCGTCATGATGGGCCGCTGTCGGTTGCCAAGGGATTTACGGATCAAGATTGGCAGGAACTCAAACGGCAGCTCAATCATGACACCATGACATATGAATGGAAACCGTTATTCCGCTACTCTGTGGTAATTCCACAGATGGGAGGTGCAGTAAGGTGA
- a CDS encoding pentapeptide repeat-containing protein, whose product MKIEKPKLQQQLLEAEPVYALESKTEYKDRLIENITLDLQEVSKVSFENVLFRHVTILESTLEHCEFTDVRFEHCDFSNVNLQDSFMHRTQWLNCKLVGTDFSGSRWQNVSVLQSICDYSSFRFAHLKQVEYAECSLAGADFAYLKLQKIALSLCKMDQVIFTGTAMKGMDLSDCDFDALLLTLEDLAGCAIAPHQAASFVGLMGLIIK is encoded by the coding sequence ATGAAAATAGAGAAGCCCAAGCTGCAGCAGCAGCTGCTTGAAGCTGAACCGGTCTATGCCTTGGAATCAAAAACAGAATACAAGGACAGGTTGATTGAGAATATTACACTGGATCTGCAGGAAGTGAGCAAAGTATCGTTTGAAAACGTCTTATTCCGGCATGTGACTATACTGGAGTCGACACTTGAACATTGTGAATTTACGGACGTTCGGTTTGAACACTGTGACTTTTCCAATGTAAATTTGCAGGATTCGTTTATGCATCGCACCCAGTGGTTAAATTGCAAACTCGTGGGTACGGACTTCTCCGGCAGTCGATGGCAGAATGTCAGCGTTTTGCAGAGCATATGTGACTACAGCAGCTTTAGGTTTGCCCATCTCAAGCAGGTGGAATATGCCGAGTGCAGCTTGGCTGGTGCGGATTTCGCCTATCTGAAATTGCAGAAAATCGCACTGAGCTTGTGCAAGATGGATCAGGTAATTTTTACCGGAACAGCGATGAAGGGCATGGACTTGAGTGACTGTGATTTCGATGCGCTTCTTCTTACGCTTGAAGATCTGGCCGGTTGTGCCATTGCACCCCACCAAGCAGCATCTTTTGTCGGATTAATGGGTCTTATAATCAAATGA
- a CDS encoding MmcQ/YjbR family DNA-binding protein, translating to MVETMMNYCLAKKGAVKEYPFGPETTVIKVADKMFALLFEGNGENSRLNLKCDPVIAENLREQHEAVKPGYHMNKKHWNTVMLDDTLSSEDIYAMIDHSYNLVVQKLPKRIQETLSE from the coding sequence TTGGTAGAAACGATGATGAACTACTGCCTTGCCAAAAAAGGTGCCGTTAAAGAATATCCGTTCGGACCAGAAACGACGGTCATCAAGGTAGCAGACAAGATGTTTGCTCTTCTGTTTGAAGGAAATGGAGAGAACAGCCGCTTGAATCTGAAGTGTGATCCCGTGATAGCCGAAAATCTGAGAGAGCAGCATGAGGCGGTTAAGCCGGGTTACCATATGAACAAAAAGCACTGGAATACCGTGATGCTTGACGATACGCTGTCAAGCGAGGATATCTATGCGATGATTGACCATTCCTACAACCTTGTCGTACAGAAGCTGCCGAAGAGGATTCAGGAGACGCTGAGCGAATAA
- a CDS encoding DEAD/DEAH box helicase, giving the protein MTFQELNIIPPILEGLKKANYSKPTPIQEQSIPAVLAGRDLLGCAQTGTGKTAAFSVPIIQLLSEGSQRKQGTPLDKKAKSVRTIRSLILSPTRELAIQISDNIKMYSKYTDIRSTAIVGGVSQRVQERALQQGADIVIATPGRLMDLVNQKQINLSNVEILVLDEADRMLDMGFIHDVKRIIAKMPNKKQTLFFSATMPPEIVKMVQTLLVNPVKVEITPVSSTVDRIKQSVYLLEKGKKQSMLNHILQDTSIATALVFTRTKRGADRVTRDLAKINVTAQAIHGNKSQNERQRALNNFKSGVTRVLVATDIAARGIDVEELTHVINFNLPNIPETYVHRIGRTGRAGKSGMAISFCEKDELPFLKDIEKVIKKSIPEVKDHPYPMTNTPVYAQMSSKSASGGNSGFNRPAADKPGKSKKNPARKPKSEWFTKRDKPASAGKSGDRHTNGSSRARSEQSHAKNRPLSGTARTSDHSQTSNRSSYQGQQRRAKSQRDQAN; this is encoded by the coding sequence ATGACATTTCAGGAATTAAACATCATCCCTCCGATTCTGGAAGGATTGAAAAAAGCAAATTACAGTAAACCAACTCCGATTCAGGAGCAGTCCATACCGGCTGTGCTTGCGGGCCGGGATTTACTTGGTTGCGCGCAGACCGGAACAGGCAAGACAGCGGCATTTTCAGTACCGATCATTCAGTTATTGAGCGAAGGCAGCCAGCGCAAACAAGGGACACCACTCGATAAAAAGGCCAAATCCGTTCGTACGATTCGCTCGCTTATCTTGTCCCCGACCCGAGAGCTTGCCATTCAAATATCAGATAACATAAAAATGTACAGCAAGTACACCGATATTCGTTCCACAGCCATTGTGGGCGGCGTATCTCAGAGAGTACAGGAGCGTGCACTGCAGCAGGGGGCGGATATTGTCATTGCTACGCCTGGACGCTTGATGGACCTTGTGAATCAGAAGCAGATTAATCTGAGCAATGTGGAGATTCTTGTGCTCGATGAAGCCGACCGTATGCTGGATATGGGCTTTATCCACGATGTGAAACGGATTATTGCCAAGATGCCCAACAAAAAGCAGACCTTGTTTTTCTCGGCAACGATGCCGCCGGAAATTGTCAAGATGGTGCAGACGCTGCTGGTGAACCCTGTCAAAGTAGAGATTACGCCAGTATCTTCAACCGTGGATCGCATCAAACAATCGGTATATTTGCTGGAGAAGGGCAAGAAACAGAGCATGCTGAATCACATTTTGCAGGATACCTCAATTGCTACTGCACTGGTGTTCACACGTACGAAACGTGGAGCTGATCGGGTTACGCGGGATTTGGCGAAAATAAACGTAACGGCACAGGCCATCCATGGTAACAAATCGCAAAATGAACGCCAGCGGGCACTGAACAATTTTAAAAGTGGTGTGACTCGTGTACTGGTAGCAACCGATATAGCGGCGAGAGGCATTGATGTTGAGGAACTGACACACGTCATTAACTTCAATCTGCCTAACATTCCGGAGACGTATGTTCACCGTATTGGCCGCACGGGGCGGGCCGGGAAAAGCGGGATGGCGATTTCGTTCTGTGAAAAGGACGAGCTTCCATTCTTGAAAGATATCGAGAAAGTTATCAAGAAATCGATTCCTGAAGTGAAGGATCATCCTTACCCGATGACCAATACTCCCGTGTATGCGCAGATGAGTTCGAAGTCGGCATCCGGCGGAAATTCAGGATTTAATCGTCCTGCTGCGGACAAACCGGGCAAATCCAAGAAAAACCCGGCGCGCAAGCCAAAGTCGGAGTGGTTCACTAAGCGGGACAAACCGGCATCTGCTGGTAAATCTGGAGATCGCCATACGAATGGTTCAAGCCGGGCACGAAGTGAGCAGTCTCATGCCAAAAATCGACCTTTATCTGGTACAGCGCGTACATCGGATCACAGCCAAACCAGCAATCGCTCTTCGTATCAGGGCCAGCAGCGCCGTGCAAAATCGCAGCGTGATCAAGCCAATTAA
- a CDS encoding alpha/beta hydrolase has protein sequence MDQQQQIAMVQQMRQHSSGGNQSLQPSSTYDVTVNEQYITTSAGETRILIYQPNRKQEQASALPVFFNMHGGGFVLGQADGDDSWCRLIADRAGCLVVNIDYKLAPEHKFPTAVHECYDVVKWVHTHAGQFSANADLFAVGGHSAGGNLAAAVCLLNRDRGDQLPIRLQIIDYAVLDLASDPAEKPDFPEAIPAEVARTFNAMYLNQPEDARNPLASPILAETFSGLPEALIITAGRDSLAQEARTYAAKLEASGVKVTHKEYEGAAHGFTHQGDIQIAEDAWYLMSDKLKDAFSRAGI, from the coding sequence ATGGACCAACAGCAGCAGATCGCCATGGTTCAACAAATGCGACAGCACAGTTCAGGGGGAAATCAATCCCTTCAACCAAGCAGTACATATGATGTGACCGTTAACGAGCAGTACATCACTACCTCCGCTGGAGAGACGCGGATACTGATTTACCAGCCTAACCGGAAGCAGGAACAAGCTTCAGCGCTGCCTGTTTTTTTTAACATGCATGGGGGCGGATTCGTACTGGGACAAGCTGACGGGGACGACTCGTGGTGCCGTTTGATTGCAGATCGCGCAGGATGTCTGGTTGTGAATATTGATTATAAGCTGGCTCCTGAGCACAAATTCCCGACGGCAGTCCATGAGTGTTATGACGTGGTGAAATGGGTTCACACCCATGCAGGTCAGTTCTCCGCAAATGCTGATCTGTTTGCAGTTGGGGGCCACAGTGCGGGAGGAAATCTGGCTGCAGCGGTATGTTTGCTTAACCGGGATCGTGGAGATCAGCTTCCAATCCGGCTTCAAATTATTGATTACGCCGTGCTCGATCTGGCTTCAGACCCGGCGGAGAAACCTGATTTTCCAGAAGCGATTCCAGCAGAGGTTGCCAGAACATTTAACGCGATGTATCTGAACCAACCGGAGGATGCCCGGAATCCGCTAGCTTCGCCAATCCTTGCTGAGACTTTCTCGGGACTGCCAGAAGCCTTGATTATAACTGCAGGCAGGGATTCGCTTGCTCAAGAAGCACGTACATATGCTGCGAAGCTGGAGGCGAGCGGGGTGAAGGTAACCCACAAAGAGTACGAAGGTGCAGCACACGGTTTTACACATCAGGGCGATATTCAGATCGCTGAGGACGCATGGTATCTGATGAGCGACAAGCTGAAGGACGCTTTTAGTCGTGCAGGTATCTGA
- a CDS encoding methyltransferase domain-containing protein, which translates to MSTEEQPFPKKTSQTIQSAQSIYSIQAMLPSPSIPLLSLLQPSPGERILDLGCGNGVLTANIAAAGAMTTGIDISKESIAQAVEKYPELDFQTADAAHYRPQQRYDAVFSHASLHWMADAPAVMKTIQLALRQGGRLVTEFAGNGNTSIILHALRDELLTRGYTWEGRSPWYHPSVGEFSSLLEQHGFRVLFIQHTDSLRPLKQEVRQWLRGFAPYLLRDIEANEQESIMEVVENKAAPQLFHGGQWNLDISRLRAVAIKV; encoded by the coding sequence ATGAGCACGGAAGAACAACCCTTCCCGAAGAAAACTTCACAAACGATCCAATCCGCACAATCTATTTATTCCATACAAGCGATGCTCCCCTCACCATCCATACCGCTCTTATCCCTGCTGCAGCCATCTCCAGGAGAACGTATTCTGGATTTGGGATGTGGGAATGGCGTACTAACGGCTAACATTGCAGCAGCCGGAGCGATGACCACCGGAATTGATATTTCAAAAGAAAGCATCGCGCAAGCTGTAGAAAAATATCCGGAGCTGGATTTTCAGACAGCAGATGCCGCTCATTATCGCCCGCAGCAGCGTTATGATGCTGTTTTTTCTCATGCTTCACTGCATTGGATGGCGGATGCCCCAGCTGTCATGAAAACGATACAATTGGCATTAAGACAAGGAGGACGTTTAGTCACCGAATTTGCCGGTAACGGTAATACATCCATCATTCTTCATGCGCTTCGGGATGAGCTGCTTACTCGGGGATACACATGGGAAGGTCGGAGCCCGTGGTATCATCCCAGTGTGGGTGAATTCTCCAGTTTGCTGGAGCAGCATGGATTCCGAGTGTTATTTATACAGCATACCGACTCGCTTAGGCCGTTGAAACAAGAGGTCCGTCAATGGCTCCGCGGCTTTGCTCCGTATCTTCTCCGAGATATTGAAGCAAATGAGCAGGAGTCGATCATGGAGGTTGTCGAAAATAAAGCAGCGCCGCAGCTTTTCCATGGAGGGCAGTGGAATTTGGACATTTCCAGACTACGAGCAGTTGCGATTAAGGTTTAA